The DNA window GTGCGAATGACATGACATGTGAAATAAGATGTCCCAAAAGATTCAAAAAGTAATTAAAAAGAAGTTGGGAGAATCTAGAGGTTTTGGACCTACGGATAAAGAATTGTGGAGGTGAAATGGAAGTGTTCAGAATAaagttggagaaaaaaataattgtttaaagAATAGCTTAGGTGTAAAAATGCTTAAACTTGAAAAAAGTATAACAAAGCTAAAAACAAGACCAGGAAAGCGGTTACTGAAGCAAGAATCCAAAGTTTTGACAAATAATACCAATAGGAATAAAGGAGGGAAAAAATCTATATGTAAGCTTGctaaaggaagaaaaagaaaaacaaaatatttgaatcaaataaAGTGTGTTAAAGATAAAGAAGGCAAACTCCATATCCAGGAAAAAGATATAAAGGATAAGTAAAAGATATATTTCTGTAATTCATTTAACGAAATATGTGATATGCTACCATACTCTAGCAGGCTCGACaatagagaagagaagagaatcgaaattataattactatcaTCGAATTCAGAGACGTTATATAAAAGAAgcgttaaaaaagatgaataacACTAAGGTGGTTAGGACGGAcaatatactaataataaaagagtgaaaatttcttgaaaataaaaatattgagtTGCTCTCCAAAttcttttataatataatattatgagGTCAAAGAAAATATCGGATAAATGAAAAAGAATCACTTTGATTCAAATCCATAAGAACAAGATAAATATACATAATTGTGCATATTATAGAAAAATTAAGCTTATGAGTCTTACCATAAAATTATGAAAAAGAGATTGAATGAATactaaaaaaacatattaaagtGACTGAAAATCAATTTAGTTTTATGCCTAGAAGATTGGCCATAAAAGCAATCAATCTTCTATAACGTATAATAGAGCAGTATCAGTATCAGAATGgaccaacaacacttgcactcAAATTTTAATGATTTGGAGAAGGCATATAATAGAATGCCTGAAGAAATTTTGTGAAATGCTAGAAAAGAAATGGATTAGAATTGTGTATATTTAAACTATCCAAGACATGTATGAAAGAATATCAAAAATATACACACAAGGGATGGAGAGACGGGCAACTATCCATTAAAACCAATTTACATCGAAGTTCATTacatttttactttaattttaaatgcacttACAAAACACATCCAAAAAGCTAACACCAAAATACATGTTTTTTGCATATGATATAGTCCAACTTAGAGAGTCGAATGAAGATTTAAATAAAAAGTCGAAGACTGACCATCTTTAAAAACGCATGTCTTTTGCCTAAGCATAAGTAAGAAATAATATATtggctttcaaaaaaaaaagaatatattgAATTCAAGCTGGGCGATTGAAATAGAGAAAAATTTTAGAGTTCTATATAACACAAAAGTATCGCtaaaattgaaggaaaatttCTATTAGGCTATGATGAAATTTACGATATTATACAAAACAAAATATTAGGTAGTTAAaaatcaacacgagaataaaaTAAATGTAGTAAAGATAAATATGTTGTAATTAACGTGTAGTAAGACTAGACATGATAATAGtattaatgaaaaaattaaaaagaaagtgTTGGAATAATAtctataataaaagaaaaattgtgaAAAACATACTTAGATAGTTTCAATATATAGAGAGAAGACATGTAAAAAGTGAAAGAAATCAAACAACTAAAGATAGATGAATATCTAAAAAGTAAGAAAATTATTAAAAGATTTTGAAATTTATGATTTAGATGAAAACATAGTTCTCAATAAAATATTAAAGTCAATCTATATAAACAACCATTAGATAAAGCTTAACTGTTATTGATTGTTATTGTAATACAAAACGGTCATATCTGCATAGGGGTTAGACACTCAATGTTGAGTCCATTGGAGATCAAAGAATTAAAAAGCAAGCTTAGTATGTTAAAATATGCTTTCTCTATCTCATATTATAAGccgctttaaaaaaaaattatctcaaaatgtaacatttataattttttttcttaatatacaaagtatttattattatttttttccaactCTTTTAATTTCTCTCTCCAATGTAATTATGTTGAATATTAGAGTAAAGTCATACATAATTCCATAAAGTTATACATGATTTATCTTTTTCATAAATTAATAACTAagtttcttaaattttttaatttgtggAAGGAAAATGCTTAATAACACGATAATAAATTTGTGAAAAGTATACAAATGAGTTAATTACTTACCTTCTTTGAATTTTAAAGTATTCTCACCTTCAGTTTTGGACTCTACCATGTTTATAGATAAAAAAACTATAATTGATAGCATCATTTCAATGACAATGCAGTTGACAGTTAGATTTTCTACAATTTTTAATAGCTATCTAACGTGAGAGTTGATGAAAACCACCCTATAGAAAAAAGTGAAGAGACCACTTATCCATCCATATTTTATGGGCAAAACTTTTGTATGTATGAAAGAATTTATCACTTCTATTTTTCATTAACAAAACAACTCTAAATAGCATAATCTCAATACGCTGACCAATTTCTATACAAGTGCATCTTTCTGAAATTTAGTGAAGAAAAAAAATCGCACCATATAGCACTCCCCTGGAAGGAAAATACTCAAAAAAATCTTGGATATCAGCTTATATATCTAATTatctatgattttttttatagtgGTTAGTGAAGAAAACAACCCGTCCAAAATTTACTGAACTTCTGTTTTTGAAATAGCAGGAGTGGCTTTTTGTTGGTTCAGGTATAAGCTGAGTATTATCTACAATTATTtacagtttttttctttttcttttgtgagGCACTTATTTATAATTGGTGGTGACTGAAAGTAACAACTTCTTGCAATGTTATATGATTCTGTCATTTCAAAGACTGGTAAGTTGAACATGGCGTTTTAATTCAGGATAAGGCggacttttttttttgaagttttttgttACATTATTTTCCCTTTGGTAGAATAATGATCTGGATAACGTTGTTATTTCTTTGTtattaaaagaaatttaatataaagaaggTACGCATTTGATTGCCAACAAAATGCACCAAAGCATTCAAAACCATTACTATGTTTCTATCACTAGTGATCTCAAGTCTAAAACACAAGTCTCATACAGTAACTTTCTCTGTGTAAGACAAACGTGAGGTGATTTCATCCTTTGATGGAAAAGAAACTATTGGTGGTGGTATAATGAGAGCATTATGTTTGAAAATGTGGTATAACAATCTTGGAATTTGGAATTCTGATTTTACAACAATTAGTGTTGtttaaatatgaatattataACAGTTTTAACAGTTTGTCCTAATACATGCGTAAACTAAGTTTatctttattttgaaaaactgCATAGAGATTAATTTGCAGAGATTCATTTGAATAATATTATCCAAACAGACAAACATATAAGATGGGTTCGAATTTTAGTATCCAAAAGATACATAGAGAATATAGCAATGTGCAAGAAGAATTCCATTACTCTAAAATTTATCTACCTATTTACATTTAGTTTCTTAAGGTGTGTATTAAAGCCCAAATTAAGATTAGCCAGCCTTGAATCATGTAGAAAAAATCTCTTGCTAGTAATATCTTGTTTAACCAATATTAAAAACCTTGTGTGGCcgtctaaaaaataaataatgctATGTGATAATCTCTCTTATTATAAAATTAGATAAACATGTCAACATGTAATATAAAGCAGAAACAGAACTAACTGCACAGTGGGAAAAAGTTCAAGACAGGAGAACACTTCTTTACAGACAACTGTTATCGTATCTTACTAATTTCCAAAGATTTTAAAGGAAAAGCTTCAAACAagtttgattgatgagaaaattaatctcttctcttcttctttttctcagtcCTGTCTCTTGAATTCTTCAACTGGaaagaataacaaaaaaaatcaatcaatacAACATTTATAAGGGGAAAACAAAATGCAAAAGGCTGTTTATGAACATAACTCACCATGATAATTAGAATCCGGACAAAGATTGCAACCAAATCAGTAAACAAGGTCAGAGCATGCTTCACATAATCTAGATCGCCACGGTGTGCCTTCTCAACTATTTCTTGTGTGTCCACTACAATGTAACCCACAAACACCAGAAGCCCAAAATACAACTGCAAAAGAAGGAAATAAACACCATgtaagaaaacaaaacataaacataACTCCCACAAAAGTAAAAAACCCTAGCAAAAATTTACCTCAAATTTGAAGATAGCCATCGAACCTCCGAAGATGGAAGACGCGAAGTGCAACCAGAGAAGAATGGACAACCCAGAAGAAACCAAGCCACCAAGATACAAGTACTCCCTACGCTTAGCAACCAAAGCTGCTCCAGAGAAACACCCAAAAGCCAACGCGGTTGCCACAAATGAACTGAAGATGAGGCTGGAACAATGGAAAACTAATGTCACAAATCTATCTAaaactaaacatatattacccCCAAATCCCTCCTTTCCACTTGCTTGATAAGACAAATAATCTTAAATCTCTTTTTTGATATccaaaaatgaaaaacaattttttgaCACAATAATGAAAGCATACCTTGGATCAACTTGAATAGCCATATCAATCAAGGGTCCAATGGAGGCACCTTGAAACATTGCCGAGGCCACCAACAAACTCAACCTCTTTCTCTGCATAACCATAAACAAACACATATGAGTAAATAACAGGCAAAACTACAAAAccatgaaaggaaaaaaaaaaaacataagaagCATATTCATTTCATACCTCTTCATAAATAGGTGTTGAAATTAGCCAAACACTGGTTCCCACACCCGCAATCATGGTGAGAAACCCGCCAAGGTTAAAGAGGACATGAAGGTAAGCTCCAACAGCAGCAGCAGCCACAGCCAGAAACAAGGTTAAGTAAACctacaaagattcaaacaacacaatTACAAAACTAATCCAAATTAAACAAATCCAAATATTCTATAAACCTAATTCTTCAAAATCTCTAAATAATCAAAATCGGCTTAATCCAAAAgaggcatcaacaacaacaaccaatacACATCGAAGATAAAtcaacaaaccctaaaaaaaccacAATTTCAGATGATTTAATTGCTAATTGAAAAAATAcctaaaaattctataaaaaaaacctAGAAATTTCGACGAATAAAGAATGAATTGAAACCTGTTTGAGATGATTCCTGACGACGGGAGAAATTTGATCGAAGTTCTTGAGAGTATCATAATTCCATCGGTTTGTTGAATCGAAGAACGAAGTGAAAGAAGAAGCCATTGATAGATTCGTAATAACGGTGAAAATAAATTATGAAGATGTAAAAAATGAATACGAGAGAACTaactttatattaatttaaaagagACCTGAGGATAATTTCCAAGAAGGTTCGGGATGCTATTACTAGAATGTCCTTTTTCTCTCTCAATAAGTATAGTCATCTAAATTTGGCTTTTTTATTTAGCTAAACATGAATTTGTCGTTTTTGATTTGTCAAAGGGATTGTATTTAACCACGTAATGTGACCAATGGTAGATAGCCATGTCAGCATTCACGTAATTGTTAAGTGCCACGTCATAATTATACACTAACAATGAAAATTACGGAGATCCTACCTAACCGTCAGAACAAATCAAGGTCGTAATGACTTGGAAATTGATTGGTTggtttataataatattaaaaagtttcctttaaaaaatatattaaacggTTGACAATTGACATTACATGGTCTTTTTTTACCGACGTTTCTTTTGTAGTAACTTTCTTAAATAAAATCGCCtgcataatagaaaaaatattctGAACTGTTTGTCTTCTCTTAACTAATATATCTCATGGAAGGTTGTTGCTTGGTTGCTAGGTTTAAGAGCTTGGATTAATTTTACACTTTTAGGTTCTATTCTCTCACGGTTTATCTTTTTTCAACTCTTTGTAAGCTTAACTATTAGTGTTGATTTTAGTTTGAGGATGGGAAATGCCCTCACTCAATGGTTATCTTGCTTGTATCACTGGTTTCTCTGTTGAATGAATTTGtgtttctgtaaaaaaaaaaaaaaactaatgtatacaaaaaatcaaattacactaaaatgttaaaatttaatttgatattaaatctCAACCATTAATAGTATTCGATCAAACGgacatataaataatttattttttagaaaaaaatagaatatatatatatatatatatatatatatatatatatatatatatatatatatatttatttattattttatttcatttaatatgatcgtttgatcaattattttaacggttGAATTTTAGtgttaaattaaactttgacactttggtgtcatttgatcctatcccatatATACATTATTAAATTTTAGAGTTGAACCAAAGACATAAAGGAAAAGAGGCCTATATTTTACCAACTCTATTACAATAATATATGTAACTCA is part of the Vicia villosa cultivar HV-30 ecotype Madison, WI linkage group LG2, Vvil1.0, whole genome shotgun sequence genome and encodes:
- the LOC131646979 gene encoding bax inhibitor 1-like codes for the protein MASSFTSFFDSTNRWNYDTLKNFDQISPVVRNHLKQVYLTLFLAVAAAAVGAYLHVLFNLGGFLTMIAGVGTSVWLISTPIYEERKRLSLLVASAMFQGASIGPLIDMAIQVDPSLIFSSFVATALAFGCFSGAALVAKRREYLYLGGLVSSGLSILLWLHFASSIFGGSMAIFKFELYFGLLVFVGYIVVDTQEIVEKAHRGDLDYVKHALTLFTDLVAIFVRILIIMLKNSRDRTEKKKKRRD